A DNA window from Pyrus communis chromosome 3, drPyrComm1.1, whole genome shotgun sequence contains the following coding sequences:
- the LOC137728865 gene encoding actin-depolymerizing factor 5-like, with protein sequence MAMAFKMATTGMWVTDECKKSFMEMKWKKVHRYIVFKIDEGSRLVTVDKVGGPAENYDDLAASLPKDDCRYAVFDFDFVTVDNCRKSKLFFIAWSPSESRIRAKILYATSKAGLRRVLDGISYELQATDPTEMGMDVIKDRAK encoded by the exons ATGGCAATGGCTTTCAAGATG GCTACAACTGGGATGTGGGTGACTGATGAATGCAAGAAGTCATTCATGGAGATGAAATGGAAGAAAGTTCACAGATACATAGTTTTCAAGATTGATGAGGGATCGAGGCTGGTGACCGTTGACAAAGTTGGTGGGCCAGCGGAAAACTACGATGATCTGGCTGCCTCCTTGCCCAAAGACGATTGCAGATATGCAgtctttgattttgattttgtcaCTGTTGATAACTGCAGGAAGAGCAAACTCTTCTTCATTGCTTG GTCACCAAGTGAATCAAGGATTAGGGCAAAAATACTATATGCAACCTCCAAAGCTGGGCTGAGGAGAGTTTTAGATGGCATCAGCTATGAACTTCAGGCGACCGATCCGACCGAGATGGGGATGGATGTGATCAAGGACAGGGCTAAATAA
- the LOC137728962 gene encoding 26S proteasome non-ATPase regulatory subunit 4 homolog, whose product MVLEATMICVDNSEWMRNGDYSPSRLQAQADAINLICGAKTQANPENTVGVLTMAGKGVRVLATPTSDLGRILACMHGLEMGGEMNIASAIQIAQLALKHRQNKNQQQRIIVFAGSPVKFEKKVLESIGKKLKKNSVALDIVDFGEEDDGKPEKLEALLSAVNNNDSSHIVHVPAGPNALSDVLISTPVFTGDGEGGSGFAVAAAAATASAIGGSGYDFGVDPNIDPELALALRVSMEEERARQEAAAKRAAEEAGGKGGEPSSKSEDVTMTDQANVSSKEDKKHTDDMVEENDLLKEALAMSMNISGTGHSAGDTEMSEATSADQELALALQMSMQESAGEPSSQTDASKVLEDQSFVSSILESLPGVDPNDPSVKDLLASLKNPSEKDKEEPSNEDK is encoded by the exons ATGGTTCTCGAG GCGACTATGATCTGTGTCGACAATTCCGAGTGGATGCGAAACGGCGATTACTCTCCCTCCCGATTGCAAGCTCAAGCCGACGCCATTAATCTCATCTGTGGTGCCAAAACCCAG GCTAATCCGGAGAATACAGTTGGGGTATTGACAATGGCGGGCAAAGGGGTTCGGGTATTGGCTACTCCAACCTCTGATCTTGGAAGGATTTTAGCTTGCATGCATG GTCTTGAGATGGGAGGTGAGATGAACATAGCATCTGCAATCCAGATAGCTCAGCTGGCTCTTAAGCATCGTCAAAACAAAAATCAGCAACAACGGATTATCGTTTTTGCTGGAAG TCCTGTCAAATTTGAAAAGAAGGTGTTGGAATCGATAGGAAAGAAACTGAAAAAGAACAGTGTTGCTCTTGACATTGTTGATTTCGGGGAGGAGGATGATGGGAAGCCAGAGAAGCTGGAGGCCCTTCTGTCTGCAGTTAATAATAATGACAGCAGTCATATAGTACATGTCCCCGCTGGTCCAAATGCTCTCTCGGATGTTCTCATAag TACACCTGTATTTACTGGTGACGGAGAAGGTGGAAGTGGTTTTGCAGTggctgcagcagcagcaactGCTTCTGCTATTGGTGGCTCTGGGTATGACTTTGGCGTTGATCCCAACATTGATCCTGAGCTTGCTCTCGCCCTTCGAGTTTCTATGGAAGAGGAAAGGGCTAGGCAAGAAGCCGCTGCCAAAAGAGCTGCTGAAGAAGCTGGTGGAAAAGGAGGGGAACCATCATCCAAATCAGAAGATGTGACCATGACAGATCAAGCTAACGTTTCTTCCAAGGAGGATAAGAAACATACCGATGATATG GTTGAGGAGAATGACTTGTTGAAGGAGGCTCTTGCAATGTCAATGAACATCTCTGGAACTGGTCATTCAGCAGGTGATACTGAGATGTCAGAAGCGACTAGTGCGGATCAGGAGTTGGCTTTAG CTCTTCAAATGTCAATGCAGGAAAGTGCAGGAGAGCCATCATCCCAGACCGATGCGAGCAAGGTGTTGGAGGATCAATCTTTTGTATCATCTATCCTTGAATCT CTTCCAGGAGTTGACCCCAACGATCCTTCAGTGAAAGATCTTCTTGCATCTCTGAAGAATCCGTCTGAG AAGGACAAAGAAGAACCATCGAACGAGGACAAATGA
- the LOC137730020 gene encoding uncharacterized protein, which yields MDSSEEPNKPIFYDSSSPSTPLLSKPPIEDPPPPPSPPPSYTDPPESDTDPTQYLQISYNHGPRHFKDLPFLILHLLFILATFAIGIFAVVHRNQNYTALSSFSYDSDSASCVKNETLTRLPTWVGPTFSSSSSLLKDLIWTLVITLILSLPICFSLLILLKHYAKQVVYVFLPFFILFPIFFNVYWFVACTLSSTCSDALPLVYRILILIFVFLVIGVIVWILVVNWHRIELTVSIIGVASHALSRNLGLFGVLPCLTLGLVVYYAPIVVFLVYARFNGKIAPRESNGVYSCVWKQDGWVPAYYALAILTMLWSFTTMVEAQVYVISGTVAQWYFTKEDSTPKRIIRSSLRNAFGPNFGTVCLSGLLLSVVRVVRAMVDGARQDGSPGMVYFVMRCCVNALLSAIDFLNKFTINFAAITGEAYCSSAKMTYELLKRNLLSAVFVETISTRLLAGIVFVLSAIYAIVVCAILQAATGLGVDSYFVAVLAWVLLILVLGFFVHVLDNVIDTVYVCYAIDRDRGEVCKQEVHEVYTHLPISRNHRPSSMISRTLGV from the exons ATGGACAGTTCCGAAGAACCCAACAAGCCCATCTTCTACGACTCATCCTCTCCCTCCACCCCCCTCCTCTCCAAACCCCCAATCGAAGACCCACCACCGCCACCGTCCCCTCCGCCATCTTACACCGACCCACCGGAATCCGATACCGACCCGACCCAGTATCTCCAGATCTCCTACAACCACGGCCCCCGCCATTTCAAAGACCTCCCCTTTCTAATCCTTCACCTCCTCTTTATCCTGGCCACCTTCGCCATTGGAATCTTCGCCGTCGTCCACCGCAACCAAAATTACACCGccctctcctccttctcctACGACTCCGACTCCGCCTCCTGCGTCAAAAACGAAACTTTGACCCGTCTCCCCACCTGGGTCGGACCCActttctcctcttcctcctctctgCTCAAAGATTTGATATGGACCCTCGTGATTACGTTGATTCTAAGCCTGCCCATTTGCTTCAGTCTGCTGATTCTCCTCAAACACTACGCCAAGCAAGTCGTCTACGTCTTCCTCCCCTTCTTCATCCTCTTCCCAATCTTCTTCAACGTCTACTGGTTCGTCGCCTGCACTCTCAGCTCCACTTGCAGCGACGCTCTCCCTTTAGTTTACAGAATTTTGATTCTGATTTTCGTGTTTTTGGTAATTGGGGTCATTGTGTGGATTCTTGTGGTGAATTGGCATCGGATTGAGCTCACTGTGAGCATAATCGGGGTGGCATCCCATGCGCTTTCCCGGAACTTGGGCTTGTTCGGGGTTCTGCCGTGTTTGACACTAGGATTGGTGGTTTACTATGCGCCCATTGTTGTGTTCTTGGTCTATGCCAGGTTCAATGGGAAGATTGCGCCGCGGGAATCGAATGGAGTGTATAGTTGTGTGTGGAAGCAGGATGGTTGGGTGCCTGCTTATTACGCATTGGCGATTTTGACAATGTTGTGGTCGTTCACGACGATGGTGGAAGCTCAGGTGTATGTGATTAGTGGGACTGTTGCTCAGTGGTATTTCACTAAGGAGGATTCAACTCCGAAGCGGATTATCAGAAGCTCTTTAAG AAATGCCTTTGGCCCCAACTTTGGCACAGTATGCCTATCTGGATTACTTTTATCTGTTGTTCGAGTTGTTCGTGCCATGGTTGATGGTGCAAGACAAGACGGTTCACCTGGGATGGTGTATTTTGTAATGCGCTGTTGTGTTAATGCCTTATTGTCAGCGATTGATTTTCTCAACAAGTTCACAATCAACTTTGCGGCAATAACTGGTGAAGCTTACTGCTCATCTGCAAAAATGACGTATGAGCTTCTAAAGCGCAATCTTCTCTCGGCGGTTTTTGTGGAAACCATCTCCACTCGTCTATTGGCTGGAATTGTTTTTGTACTCTCAGCAATATATGCAATTGTG GTCTGCGCTATCTTACAAGCTGCGACCGGTCTTGGGGTTGATTCGTACTTTGTGGCAGTTCTGGCGTGGGTGCTGCTGATCTTGGTACTGGGTTTCTTTGTTCATGTGCTGGACAATGTAATTGACACCGTGTACGTGTGCTACGCCATAGATAGGGACAGAGGAGAGGTTTGTAAACAGGAAGTTCACGAGGTTTACACTCACTTACCCATTAGTCGAAACCATAGACCATCTTCTATGATCTCCAGAACTCTGGGTGTATAA
- the LOC137729777 gene encoding subtilisin-like protease SBT1.6, which translates to MASNPLLPLLLLLTLFKFSAQIAPQAADQTLKTFIFRVDRHSKPSIFPTHYHWYASEFADPPQILHVYDTVFHGFSASLTPDQVSAISDHPSVLAVIQDRRRSLHTTRSPQFLGLRNQRGLWSESDYGSDVIVGVFDTGVWPERRSFTDKNLGAIPRRWKGVCETGTKFAKSNCNRKLIGARFFIKGHEAAANAGGPISPINDTVEYRSPRDADGHGTHTASTAIGRYAFEASMSGYAAGIAKGVAPKARLAVYKVCWKDSGCFDSDILAAFDAAVNDGVDVISISIGGGDGVSAPYYLDPIAIGSYGAVSHGVFVSSSAGNDGPNGMSVTNLAPWLTTVGAGTIDRNFPAVVILGNGRRLSGVSLYSGLPLKGKMYPVVYPGKSSMLSASLCMENTLDPRQVRGKIVICDRGSSPRAAKGLVVKKAGGVGMILANGISNGEGLVGDAHILATCAVGADEGDAIKAYVASTKTPMATLDFQGTVIGIKPAPVVASFSGRGPNGLNPEILKPDLIAPGVNILAAWTDSVGPTGLDTDKRKTEFNILSGTSMAAPHVSGAAALLKSAHRDWSPAAIRSAMMTTASVTDNRNQTMTDEATGKPSTPYDLGAGHLNLGRAMDPGLIYDITNDDYVRFLCGVGYGPRVIQVITRVQPKCPVKKPAPENLNYPSIGAVFSRAGKSSKMFIRTVTNVGQPNAVYGSRIEAPKGVTVSVKPSRLVFSGAVKKRSFVVTVAVDRRNVVFGESGAAFGSLYWSDGKHVVRSPIVVTQMDPL; encoded by the coding sequence ATGGCCTCCAATCCTCTCCTCCCCCTCCTCTTGCTTCTCACATTATTCAAATTCTCAGCCCAAATCGCGCCGCAGGCCGCCGATCAAACCCTCAAGACCTTCATTTTCCGCGTCGACCGCCACTCCAAGCCCTCGATTTTCCCCACCCACTACCACTGGTACGCCTCCGAATTCGCCGACCCGCCCCAGATCCTCCACGTCTACGACACCGTTTTCCACGGCTTCTCCGCCTCTCTCACTCCCGACCAGGTCTCCGCCATCTCCGACCACCCTTCGGTGCTTGCTGTGATCCAGGACCGCCGCCGGAGTCTCCACACCACTCGATCCCCACAATTTTTGGGGCTCAGGAACCAGAGGGGGCTGTGGTCGGAATCGGACTATGGCTCCGACGTCATTGTCGGAGTATTTGACACCGGTGTCTGGCCGGAGCGTCGGAGTTTCACGGATAAGAATCTTGGGGCGATTCCGAGGCGGTGGAAGGGGGTTTGCGAGACAGGAACTAAATTCGCGAAGAGTAACTGCAACAGGAAGCTGATCGGAGCTCGATTCTTCATCAAGGGCCACGAGGCGGCGGCCAATGCCGGAGGTCCGATATCACCGATCAACGACACGGTGGAGTACCGGTCGCCGAGAGATGCGGATGGTCATGGGACCCACACCGCCTCCACGGCGATCGGCCGGTACGCGTTCGAGGCGAGCATGTCGGGTTACGCCGCCGGAATTGCGAAAGGAGTCGCTCCAAAAGCTCGGTTGGCGGTTTATAAGGTATGCTGGAAGGATTCTGGTTGCTTCGACTCCGATATATTGGCTGCCTTTGACGCTGCCGTTAATGACGGCGTTGATGTCATTTCTATTTCAATCGGAGGCGGCGACGGTGTTTCTGCTCCGTATTATCTCGATCCGATTGCGATTGGTTCGTACGGAGCGGTTTCGCACGGAGTGTTCGTGTCTTCCTCGGCCGGCAACGACGGTCCAAACGGCATGTCGGTGACTAATCTCGCGCCTTGGCTTACTACGGTGGGCGCAGGAACCATCGATCGGAATTTCCCGGCGGTTGTGATTTTAGGCAACGGCCGGAGACTAAGCGGTGTGTCGTTGTACTCCGGATTACCTCTCAAAGGCAAGATGTACCCTGTCGTTTATCCTGGGAAATCAAGCATGCTCTCTGCTTCGCTGTGCATGGAGAACACCCTGGACCCGCGCCAGGTCAGGGGCAAAATTGTAATATGCGACCGCGGGAGCAGTCCTCGAGCGGCCAAAGGCTTAGTCGTGAAGAAAGCCGGCGGTGTTGGAATGATCCTCGCTAACGGAATTTCTAACGGCGAGGGTCTCGTCGGCGACGCACATATCCTGGCCACTTGCGCCGTCGGGGCGGACGAGGGTGACGCAATAAAGGCCTACGTGGCCTCCACCAAGACCCCCATGGCGACGCTCGATTTCCAAGGGACTGTGATTGGAATCAAACCGGCTCCGGTTGTGGCTTCGTTCTCGGGTCGTGGGCCGAACGGGCTGAACCCGGAAATTCTGAAGCCAGACCTGATCGCCCCGGGAGTCAACATCTTGGCCGCTTGGACAGACTCCGTGGGACCCACCGGTCTGGACACTGACAAGAGGAAAACGGAGTTTAACATTTTGTCCGGGACTTCGATGGCCGCTCCGCACGTGAGCGGAGCTGCGGCTTTGCTGAAGTCGGCTCACCGGGATTGGAGCCCAGCCGCCATAAGATCCGCCATGATGACGACGGCGAGCGTGACTGATAACAGAAATCAGACCATGACTGATGAGGCAACCGGAAAGCCCTCCACGCCTTATGATTTGGGGGCGGGTCATTTGAATTTGGGCCGGGCCATGGATCCTGGGCTTATTTATGACATCACCAATGATGATTACGTTCGGTTTCTTTGTGGAGTTGGGTATGGGCCAAGAGTGATTCAGGTCATCACTCGGGTCCAACCCAAATGTCCGGTGAAGAAGCCTGCGCCGGAAAATCTCAATTACCCGTCCATTGGCGCGGTGTTTTCCAGGGCGGGTAAGTCAAGTAAGATGTTTATTCGGACCGTGACGAATGTGGGGCAACCCAATGCGGTGTATGGGTCTAGGATTGAGGCCCCAAAAGGGGTGACAGTGTCAGTGAAGCCGTCGAGGCTGGTGTTTAGTGGGGCGGTAAAGAAGCGGAGCTTTGTAGTGACGGTCGCGGTGGATAGGAGGAATGTGGTGTTTGGTGAGTCAGGTGCGGCGTTCGGGTCGCTTTACTGGAGCGACGGGAAGCACGTGGTTCGGAGCCCCATTGTAGTGACACAAATGGATCCCTTGTAA